The following nucleotide sequence is from Trichormus variabilis 0441.
GTTAAGATTGTCGGTTAAAAATTTGTCCATTAACGGTATTCCCCTAGTATCGGCAGTTGTGTGAGATCCAACAGTTCAACGTTGTTTTGCAGTGGTGGCAATTGTTCGTCATTTTGACTGTGTGCTTCCATAGTCGGCTCAAGAGTGCTGACTCTTGGGAACTGGGATACACCTTCAGTATTGGGTGTTACATTCTCTAGTACCCCAACCGCTTCCAAATCCCGTAACCGTTGCATGAGCAAGGTTTCATGTTCTTGCACCGCCGCGATGAAGTCGGCAAGGCGTTTGGCAGAGATATTTGTACTCACAGCATTACGCTTATCTTGTTGTCTAATTTCTTGGGCAGCTAATAGCACTTCTTTCTCCGTGCGTCCGGCAAAGGTGCTGTAATACTGGGAGATACATTTGACCCATCTTCCCTCTAAGTACGCATAAGCTACACCCATATCAAAAGGGTCATAGCGCACACTGACTTTGGTCTTTTCGACAACCGGATTGCGGAAAGCATCGTTCCAGTAATAAAGATAATTGACTTTTATTCCCTGTCCAGGCTGGACTTTAGCGTTGCCTTTGGGTGTACTAGGGCGTGTTGCCATGAGGAAGTCTTCGTTGTATGCAATGCGTCGGTGTTCCCTCTCCCCAGTGGCAGCAATAGCGTCGGTATAAACTTGTAATGGTGTCTCACCCAAGGAATCATGTATGCTCGTGTCATAAATGGTGTATGCCCACTCACACAGGTAGGTATATAAATCTGCCAATGTCCAAACGGCAAGTTGTTTGGGGTCAACAGAGGAAGTAAGTTGACGCGGCTGCTTACTGGCTTGGGTGTTGCCCAGTAAGTTAAAGATAAATTCAGTATTGGTTGTGCCGAATAATCTCTCAACTACTGAGCCAAAACGAGGTTTACCACCGGGTCTTGTCTTTTTAATGCAGTGGTAACGTGCTAATAAGGTATCAAAGTAAACGCTATGAAATTCCTTGCCGCCATCTACAACTACGGATTGGGGAAAACGACCCTCACGCTGGACACACAACCGTAGTGCCATCATGCAAGACCTGTAAGAAGGTGGGTCAAAGGTAAGATAAACTGCTAAGATGCGTCGGGAGTAGGCATCAATCAGTAATGTCAGCCAAGGTCGTCCTAAGTTCCGACCAGTTACTTGGGAACGTAATTCGATATCGAGTTGGGTGTGGTCAAGATGGCAGATAGCAAAGGGTCTGTCTCCATGCCTGGGTGTAGTTTTAGCTAGTTCTAAAACAATCGGTTCTGTTGCGTATGCGGCTTTTGCCCCCTGACGTTTTAAAGTCTGCTCATGGATGGGACGCTTTTTTAGGCGAGTATAAAATGTGCGCTGACTCAGTGGTGGGATGTTGGCAGCACAGCAGGCTCTTGTATAG
It contains:
- a CDS encoding TnsA endonuclease N-terminal domain-containing protein → MTDDEFDYWCKQQQLTASCKDLIAAIRAAPPSRRVQGRAKNVSGVYPSRKMGQTIQFESHTVELWAIYQMEHDPQVLEYYDQPPPFKIQYQNQNGRKIGHYHTPDFFVLRSSGAAWEEWKTETELKRLAQKYPSRYQKTETGHWHCPPGEAYAASFGLKYHVRTDTELNPIFTQNLMFLEDYFRFSANIPHSITEQISSAVQATPGTTIATTLATIPGVRANDIYAMIATEQLYVDLYAVPLVEHWRVQLWADQQTHTAHTHLAIGTTGHHQQIISPTTLLPNTLLVWDAQLWTLVNLGEKTTTLLPEVGQPMQLPTAFFLQLFDSGTIKIHTSETHTTINEKVRELMDAASPTDLERANHRFHLVQAYFQHRTDIYKDIPQSTLSRWVKQFREAEATFGCGYVGLLPRTASRGNRLPKAPTDASKLLDQFITEHFETPRQAPAASVYRAYTRACCAANIPPLSQRTFYTRLKKRPIHEQTLKRQGAKAAYATEPIVLELAKTTPRHGDRPFAICHLDHTQLDIELRSQVTGRNLGRPWLTLLIDAYSRRILAVYLTFDPPSYRSCMMALRLCVQREGRFPQSVVVDGGKEFHSVYFDTLLARYHCIKKTRPGGKPRFGSVVERLFGTTNTEFIFNLLGNTQASKQPRQLTSSVDPKQLAVWTLADLYTYLCEWAYTIYDTSIHDSLGETPLQVYTDAIAATGEREHRRIAYNEDFLMATRPSTPKGNAKVQPGQGIKVNYLYYWNDAFRNPVVEKTKVSVRYDPFDMGVAYAYLEGRWVKCISQYYSTFAGRTEKEVLLAAQEIRQQDKRNAVSTNISAKRLADFIAAVQEHETLLMQRLRDLEAVGVLENVTPNTEGVSQFPRVSTLEPTMEAHSQNDEQLPPLQNNVELLDLTQLPILGEYR